The following proteins are co-located in the Massilia litorea genome:
- a CDS encoding putative bifunctional diguanylate cyclase/phosphodiesterase: MSDTMPDAAVGHSGDFVACSAALSEAVMRLRGDALCAELGRIARTLLASPDGCFVAADPLAPTGLEPFRAPAGVLAHEIHADGAYYGRYEIGGRIDYDEQDRRHLAGLAALTGTLLQVHSLARRATHAYAGIEAQLAHQSQILDQIHESVLTLDLMGYITSWNGSAERLFGYSSLEAVGKSILFLYVDEDESIPDVFAEGGGRLMEVRRRKKSGEVFWASLSLSPLRDLEERPVGLIAYLTDITERKRAEERLHHLAYYNELTGLPNRTLFARLVDQALMVAQRNEATGCVLFIDLNRFKLVNDTLGRRVGDELLRQVAARFRSTLREEDVVAHLAGDEFAVGLFDIRQHFEATTVAQKLQLALDAPFLIEGHDLRVGASVGISVFPQDGMEAEALLRMADIAMARAKEGHADPDHSVAFYSLDMNQGMHERMRIESGLRHALGHGELLLYYQPKFEIGSDRIVGAEALVRWLHPERGLVPPSEFIPLAETTGLIVQVGEWVLEQACAQAAVWQRAGLRPFRLAVNVSAREFTESLPTRVAATLERYELDPCWLELEITESTLMHDIDRVIGIMDRINALGVALSLDDFGTGYSSLSYLKRFPIHTLKIDRSFTTGIPLDASDCAIASTIISIGRQLGHRVIAEGVETLDQLSFLRDSGCDEVQGYLYAAPLPAARFEQGLRDNWLLVE; the protein is encoded by the coding sequence ATGTCTGACACGATGCCTGACGCAGCCGTCGGCCACAGCGGCGACTTCGTCGCCTGCAGCGCGGCGCTGAGCGAGGCCGTCATGCGCCTGCGCGGCGACGCCTTGTGCGCAGAACTCGGACGCATCGCGCGCACGCTGCTGGCCAGTCCCGACGGATGCTTCGTCGCCGCCGACCCGCTGGCGCCGACCGGCCTCGAGCCGTTCAGGGCGCCTGCCGGCGTGCTGGCGCACGAGATCCATGCCGACGGCGCCTATTATGGCCGTTATGAAATCGGCGGCCGCATCGATTACGACGAACAGGACCGTCGTCACCTGGCGGGCCTGGCGGCGCTCACCGGCACCCTGCTGCAGGTCCATTCGCTGGCGCGGCGCGCGACGCACGCCTACGCCGGCATCGAAGCGCAGCTGGCGCACCAGTCGCAGATCCTCGATCAGATCCACGAATCGGTGCTGACGCTCGACCTGATGGGCTATATCACCAGCTGGAACGGCAGCGCCGAGCGCCTGTTCGGCTACTCCTCGCTGGAGGCGGTCGGCAAAAGCATCCTGTTCCTGTACGTCGACGAAGACGAGAGCATTCCGGACGTGTTCGCGGAAGGCGGCGGGCGCCTGATGGAAGTGCGGCGCAGGAAAAAATCGGGAGAGGTGTTCTGGGCCAGCCTGTCGCTGTCGCCCCTGCGCGACCTGGAAGAGCGGCCGGTCGGCCTGATCGCCTACCTCACCGACATCACCGAGCGCAAACGCGCCGAAGAGCGGCTGCACCACCTGGCCTACTACAACGAGTTGACCGGCCTGCCGAACCGCACCCTGTTCGCGCGCCTGGTCGACCAGGCGCTGATGGTCGCGCAGCGCAACGAGGCAACCGGCTGCGTGCTGTTCATCGACCTGAACCGGTTCAAACTGGTGAACGACACCCTCGGCCGGCGCGTCGGCGACGAGCTGCTGCGCCAGGTCGCCGCGCGTTTTCGCAGCACGCTGCGCGAGGAAGACGTGGTGGCCCACCTGGCCGGCGACGAATTCGCGGTCGGCCTGTTCGACATCCGCCAGCACTTCGAGGCGACCACGGTGGCCCAGAAGCTGCAGTTGGCCCTCGATGCGCCTTTCCTGATCGAAGGCCACGACCTGCGCGTCGGCGCCAGCGTCGGCATCAGCGTGTTCCCGCAAGACGGCATGGAGGCCGAGGCGCTGCTGCGCATGGCCGACATCGCGATGGCGCGCGCGAAAGAGGGCCACGCGGACCCGGACCACAGCGTCGCCTTCTACAGCCTCGACATGAACCAGGGCATGCACGAACGCATGCGCATCGAATCCGGCCTGCGCCATGCGCTCGGCCACGGCGAACTGCTGCTGTACTACCAGCCGAAGTTCGAGATCGGCAGCGACCGCATCGTCGGCGCCGAGGCGCTGGTGCGCTGGTTGCATCCCGAGCGCGGCCTGGTGCCGCCCTCCGAATTCATCCCGCTGGCCGAGACCACGGGCCTGATCGTGCAGGTCGGTGAATGGGTGCTGGAACAGGCCTGCGCCCAGGCGGCCGTCTGGCAGCGCGCTGGCCTGCGCCCGTTCCGCCTCGCGGTGAACGTCTCGGCGCGCGAATTCACCGAGTCGCTGCCGACGCGGGTGGCGGCGACCCTGGAACGCTACGAGCTCGACCCGTGCTGGCTCGAACTCGAAATCACCGAGAGCACCCTGATGCACGACATCGACCGCGTGATCGGTATCATGGACCGCATCAACGCGCTCGGCGTGGCGCTCTCGCTCGACGATTTCGGCACCGGTTACTCGAGCCTCTCGTATTTGAAACGCTTCCCGATCCACACGCTGAAGATCGACCGCTCGTTCACGACCGGGATTCCGCTCGATGCCAGCGACTGCGCGATTGCCAGCACCATCATCAGCATCGGCCGCCAGCTCGGGCACCGGGTCATCGCGGAGGGCGTGGAGACGCTCGACCAGCTCTCGTTCCTGCGCGATTCGGGTTGCGACGAGGTGCAGGGTTACCTGTATGCGGCGCCGCTGCCGGCGGCGCGCTTCGAGCAGGGGCTGCGGGATAACTGGTTACTGGTAGAGTAG